Proteins encoded together in one Aquipuribacter sp. SD81 window:
- a CDS encoding DUF58 domain-containing protein: MALTGRAALLALLGLVPVALVPGWATLLGWLGVVLLVVVVDLVLAASPRALLLRREPLGAVRQGQPTEAVVVLTNPRRRRLRAVVRDAWQPSAGAARSRQRLVVRGGERARVTTVLVPTRRGDRLTPGLAVRSLGPLRVAARQRSLDLPGTLRVLPPFRSRRHLPSRLARLRELEGRSAVQVRGQGTEFDSLREYVVGDDVRSIDWRATARRSNVVVRTWRPERDRHVLLVLDSGRTSAARVGDEPRLDAGMDAALLLAALASRAGDRVDLLVHDRRAVARIEGASRTDLLPRLVEAMAPVEPALVEPDWAAVAAQVRGRLTRRSLVVMLTALDAGSVESGLLPALAQLSRRHQVIVASVDDPDLTAMARRRGDLASVYDAAAASRAQLDAATVTSWVGRLGVEVVRGDPEELPPALADRYLALKAAGRL, encoded by the coding sequence GTGGCGCTCACGGGCCGTGCGGCCCTCCTCGCCCTGCTCGGGCTCGTCCCCGTCGCGCTCGTCCCCGGCTGGGCGACGCTGCTGGGCTGGCTGGGCGTCGTCCTCCTCGTCGTCGTCGTCGACCTCGTCCTCGCCGCGAGCCCGCGGGCGCTGCTGCTGCGGCGCGAGCCCCTCGGGGCGGTGCGGCAGGGCCAGCCGACCGAAGCGGTCGTCGTCCTCACCAACCCGCGTCGTCGTCGGCTGCGCGCGGTCGTCCGCGACGCGTGGCAGCCCTCCGCTGGCGCCGCGAGGAGCCGGCAGCGGCTCGTCGTCCGCGGCGGCGAGCGGGCGCGGGTGACGACCGTCCTCGTGCCGACCCGACGCGGTGACCGGCTGACCCCCGGTCTCGCGGTCCGCAGCCTCGGACCGCTGCGCGTCGCGGCCCGGCAGCGCTCGCTCGACCTGCCGGGCACCCTGCGCGTCCTGCCGCCGTTCCGGTCGCGCCGGCACCTGCCGAGCCGGCTCGCGCGGCTGCGCGAGCTCGAGGGCCGCTCCGCGGTGCAGGTCCGGGGTCAGGGCACCGAGTTCGACAGCCTGCGCGAGTACGTCGTGGGCGACGACGTCCGCTCCATCGACTGGCGGGCGACCGCCCGGCGCTCCAACGTCGTCGTCCGCACGTGGCGACCGGAGCGCGACCGTCACGTGCTGCTCGTCCTGGACTCGGGGCGGACGTCCGCGGCGAGGGTCGGTGACGAGCCGCGCCTGGACGCCGGCATGGACGCCGCGCTGCTGCTGGCCGCGCTCGCCTCGCGCGCCGGCGACCGGGTCGACCTGCTCGTGCACGACCGCCGCGCGGTCGCCCGGATCGAGGGGGCCTCGCGTACGGACCTCCTCCCCCGGCTCGTCGAGGCGATGGCCCCGGTCGAGCCCGCGCTCGTGGAGCCGGACTGGGCCGCGGTCGCCGCGCAGGTGCGGGGGCGCCTCACCCGGCGCTCGCTCGTCGTCATGCTCACCGCGCTGGACGCCGGCAGCGTGGAGTCGGGCCTGCTGCCCGCCCTCGCGCAGCTGTCGCGGCGCCACCAGGTCATCGTCGCCTCGGTCGACGACCCCGACCTGACGGCCATGGCGCGCCGGCGCGGCGACCTCGCCTCGGTGTACGACGCCGCGGCGGCCTCGCGCGCCCAGCTCGACGCCGCCACCGTCACCTCGTGGGTGGGCCGGCTCGGGGTCGAGGTCGTGCGCGGCGACCCCGAGGAGCTGCCGCCGGCGCTCGCGGACCGCTACCTCGCCCTCAAGGCGGCCGGCCGGCTCTGA
- a CDS encoding stage II sporulation protein M has protein sequence MDVDAFVTAHSGEWARLEQLVGLRRLDAAEADELVALYQRVSTHLSVVRSAAPDPSLVARLSTLVNRARQAVAGSREPVWRDVARFFSLELPAALHRIGRLTVVIALAFVLIGGGAGWWVASDPAVQASLASDEEVRALCEVEFASYYSESPAASFASRVWTNNAWVAAQSIAFGITGLFPVYVFATNAVNVGAVGGLMASCDRLDLFFGLITPHGLLELTAVFVALAAGLRLFWAWVDPGPRPRLEALGQEGRAMIGVALGLVPVLFVSGLVEAFVTPSGLPTWARIGIGALVWLAFVLYVVVLGRRAVRLGETGDIRLELRGDRDLVSG, from the coding sequence GTGGACGTCGACGCCTTCGTGACGGCGCACTCGGGGGAGTGGGCACGCCTGGAGCAGCTGGTGGGGCTGCGCCGGCTCGACGCGGCCGAGGCCGACGAGCTCGTCGCGCTGTACCAGCGCGTGTCCACGCACCTGTCGGTGGTCCGCTCGGCGGCCCCCGACCCGTCGCTCGTGGCGAGGCTGTCGACGCTCGTCAACCGTGCCCGGCAGGCCGTCGCGGGCTCGCGCGAGCCGGTGTGGCGCGACGTCGCCCGCTTCTTCTCCCTCGAGCTGCCCGCGGCGCTGCACCGCATCGGACGGCTCACCGTCGTCATCGCGCTCGCCTTCGTGCTCATCGGCGGGGGCGCGGGCTGGTGGGTTGCCTCCGACCCCGCCGTGCAGGCCTCGCTAGCCAGCGACGAGGAGGTCCGGGCGCTGTGCGAGGTGGAGTTCGCCTCGTACTACTCCGAGAGCCCGGCGGCGTCCTTCGCCTCGCGCGTGTGGACCAACAACGCGTGGGTGGCGGCGCAGTCGATCGCCTTCGGCATCACGGGCCTGTTCCCCGTGTACGTCTTCGCGACCAACGCCGTCAACGTGGGGGCCGTCGGCGGGCTCATGGCCTCCTGCGACCGCCTCGACCTGTTCTTCGGGCTCATCACGCCGCACGGCCTGCTGGAGCTCACCGCGGTCTTCGTCGCGCTCGCCGCCGGCCTGAGGTTGTTCTGGGCCTGGGTCGACCCCGGGCCGCGGCCGAGGCTGGAGGCGCTCGGGCAGGAGGGCCGGGCGATGATCGGTGTCGCCCTCGGCCTCGTGCCCGTGCTCTTCGTGTCCGGGCTCGTCGAGGCGTTCGTCACGCCGTCGGGCCTGCCGACCTGGGCCCGCATCGGCATCGGCGCGCTCGTGTGGCTCGCGTTCGTGCTGTACGTCGTCGTGCTCGGGCGGCGCGCGGTGCGGCTCGGCGAGACCGGCGACATCCGGCTGGAGCTGCGGGGCGACCGGGACCTCGTGTCCGGCTGA
- a CDS encoding DUF4350 domain-containing protein, producing MTPRAAPDLADREPVTGQDLIGMDARSDPAGADGADGTDGADGTGDPAAVQWWRRNRSLVVIVVVLLLGVALVVAGTPRGAEDPLSPTSAAPDGARALAQVLQRQGVEVREQTGFDAVVSEAGPGSTLLLLDGQVLDPSRLRELRDTGADVVLVEPTLPVLRVLAPEVTIAGVAGDYVAPPGCEDPDAVAAGEARAGSSRYVPSEGTAVPGVEGEPASRTATVEVCYGDGTRDGAGSYASVTEPDGSRRVVVHGQPDVLVNEFLAQEGDAALALRSLGEQPVLHWYRVDPFDVALGTSDGVPPSPVDLLPAWVGWVVAQLVVVLVVVLVWRARRLGRLVPERLPAVVRSVETTEGRARLYRGSGARGAAARTLRRASLQRLSARLGGSRGADAASVARLAAARSGRDPVAVAELLTGPDPRDDAALVRLADDLDALEREVTRT from the coding sequence GTGACACCGCGGGCCGCGCCCGACCTCGCCGACCGCGAGCCCGTCACGGGGCAGGACCTCATCGGCATGGACGCCCGGAGCGACCCCGCGGGCGCGGACGGCGCGGACGGCACCGACGGCGCGGACGGCACCGGCGACCCGGCCGCGGTGCAGTGGTGGCGGCGCAACCGCTCCCTCGTCGTCATCGTGGTCGTCCTGCTCCTCGGGGTCGCGCTCGTCGTGGCGGGGACGCCCCGCGGGGCCGAGGACCCGCTCTCGCCGACGAGCGCCGCACCGGACGGCGCCCGCGCCCTCGCGCAGGTGCTGCAGCGGCAGGGCGTGGAGGTGCGAGAGCAGACGGGCTTCGACGCCGTGGTGTCCGAGGCCGGTCCGGGCAGCACGCTGCTGCTGCTCGACGGGCAGGTGCTCGACCCGTCCCGGCTGCGCGAGCTGCGGGACACCGGCGCGGACGTCGTCCTCGTCGAGCCCACCCTGCCCGTGCTGCGCGTGCTCGCACCGGAGGTGACGATCGCGGGGGTGGCGGGCGACTACGTCGCACCGCCGGGGTGCGAGGACCCCGACGCCGTGGCCGCGGGCGAGGCGAGGGCCGGCTCCAGCCGCTACGTGCCCTCCGAGGGCACCGCGGTGCCGGGCGTCGAGGGTGAGCCGGCGTCGCGGACCGCGACGGTCGAGGTCTGCTACGGCGACGGGACCCGCGACGGCGCGGGCTCCTACGCGTCCGTGACGGAGCCGGACGGCTCGCGCCGCGTCGTCGTGCACGGCCAGCCCGACGTGCTCGTCAACGAGTTCCTCGCCCAGGAGGGCGACGCCGCCCTCGCGCTGCGCAGCCTCGGGGAGCAGCCCGTCCTGCACTGGTACCGGGTCGACCCCTTCGACGTCGCGCTCGGCACGTCCGACGGGGTGCCGCCCTCCCCGGTCGACCTGCTGCCCGCGTGGGTCGGCTGGGTGGTCGCGCAGCTCGTCGTCGTCCTCGTCGTGGTGCTCGTGTGGCGCGCCCGCCGGCTCGGACGGCTCGTGCCCGAGCGGCTGCCGGCCGTCGTCCGCTCGGTGGAGACCACCGAGGGACGCGCCCGCCTGTACCGCGGGTCAGGGGCGCGCGGGGCGGCCGCCCGCACGCTGCGGCGGGCGAGCCTGCAGCGGCTGTCGGCACGCCTGGGCGGCTCGCGCGGCGCGGACGCGGCGTCGGTCGCCCGCCTCGCCGCCGCCCGCAGCGGCCGGGACCCCGTGGCCGTCGCGGAGCTGCTCACCGGCCCCGACCCCCGCGACGACGCCGCCCTCGTGCGGCTCGCCGACGACCTGGACGCGCTCGAACGAGAGGTGACCCGCACGTGA
- a CDS encoding RDD family protein, whose amino-acid sequence MSTLVTGDAVVLELPPAGLGTRLLGVLIDVAAYLAVGVAAVWLFGFTFFVLDDAALSALVLVLVVLVLVVLPATVETLTRGRSLGKLALGLRVVRDDGGPVRSRHAAARALVGFGEIYLTLGAITAPFVLGTRRCKRLGDMLAGTYVVSERTALVRGAVARMPPHLAGWAVSADLGQVPGPLSLATRSFLARADGLSPRARAELGDRLAADLSVLVSPPPPVGTSREDFMAAVLAERRRRDLERIAREQAQLDRLRSMTEHARGD is encoded by the coding sequence GTGAGCACGCTGGTGACGGGGGACGCCGTCGTCCTCGAGCTGCCGCCCGCGGGGCTCGGCACCCGGCTGCTCGGCGTCCTCATCGACGTCGCCGCCTACCTCGCCGTCGGGGTCGCCGCGGTCTGGCTGTTCGGCTTCACCTTCTTCGTGCTCGACGACGCCGCCCTCAGCGCGCTCGTCCTCGTGCTCGTCGTGCTCGTGCTCGTCGTGCTGCCCGCCACCGTCGAGACGCTCACCCGCGGGCGCTCGCTGGGCAAGCTCGCGCTCGGGCTGCGGGTCGTGCGCGACGACGGCGGGCCCGTCCGGTCCCGGCACGCTGCGGCCCGCGCGCTCGTCGGCTTCGGCGAGATCTACCTCACGCTCGGCGCGATCACCGCGCCGTTCGTGCTCGGCACCCGCCGGTGCAAGCGGCTCGGCGACATGCTCGCGGGCACGTACGTCGTGAGCGAGCGCACCGCGCTCGTGCGGGGCGCCGTCGCCCGGATGCCGCCCCACCTCGCGGGCTGGGCGGTCAGCGCCGACCTCGGCCAGGTGCCCGGGCCGCTGTCGCTGGCCACGCGGTCGTTCCTCGCGCGCGCCGACGGCCTGTCGCCGCGGGCGCGCGCGGAGCTCGGCGACCGCCTGGCCGCCGACCTGTCCGTCCTCGTGTCGCCGCCGCCCCCGGTCGGCACCTCGCGCGAGGACTTCATGGCCGCGGTGCTGGCCGAGCGCCGCAGACGCGACCTCGAGCGCATCGCCCGAGAGCAGGCTCAGCTCGACCGGCTGCGGTCGATGACGGAGCACGCGCGCGGGGACTGA
- a CDS encoding DUF4129 domain-containing protein — translation MTPRLAASLLPGAGVVEPDRGTARSWAVEELARREYTQAQPNLLQRALLWLWDRLQQALDGASASGSAGALVIGLLAVVVVVVLALVLAGPLRAARAARPSAEVFGTLTRTAAEHRAAAAAAAGAGRWGEAVQERFRAVARSLEERAVLDRRPGRTASEVAVEVGDLLPGTGDPLRAAARAFDDVTYGELPGDEAAYRTCAEADDLVARTRPRHEPVPAGAAPARGPS, via the coding sequence GTGACCCCACGCCTCGCGGCGTCGCTGCTCCCCGGCGCGGGGGTCGTGGAGCCCGACCGCGGCACCGCACGCTCGTGGGCGGTCGAGGAGCTCGCGCGCCGCGAGTACACGCAGGCGCAGCCCAACCTGCTTCAGCGGGCCCTGCTGTGGCTGTGGGACCGCCTGCAGCAGGCGCTGGACGGCGCGAGCGCGTCGGGCTCCGCCGGCGCCCTCGTGATCGGCCTGCTCGCCGTCGTCGTCGTGGTCGTCCTCGCCCTCGTCCTCGCCGGCCCGCTGCGGGCCGCGCGGGCGGCCCGCCCGTCGGCGGAGGTCTTCGGCACGCTCACCCGCACGGCCGCGGAGCACCGCGCGGCCGCGGCCGCGGCCGCGGGCGCCGGGCGCTGGGGGGAGGCGGTGCAGGAGCGGTTCCGCGCCGTCGCCCGGTCGCTTGAGGAGCGCGCCGTGCTGGACCGCAGGCCGGGCCGGACCGCGAGCGAGGTCGCGGTCGAGGTGGGCGACCTCCTGCCGGGCACCGGCGACCCGCTCCGCGCCGCGGCCCGCGCCTTCGACGACGTCACGTACGGCGAGCTGCCCGGCGACGAGGCCGCCTACCGCACGTGCGCCGAGGCCGACGACCTCGTCGCCCGGACGAGGCCCCGGCACGAGCCGGTCCCCGCCGGCGCCGCGCCGGCGCGGGGACCGTCGTGA
- a CDS encoding AAA family ATPase, with protein MTSSTEHPHPASASDDPRAALQRVPVEVGKAVVGQQAVVTGLVIALLCRGHVLLEGVPGVAKTLTVRALSAALRLRTTRVQFTPDLMPGDVTGSLVYDARTAQFNFREGPVFTNLLLADEINRTPPKTQASLLEAMEERQVSVDGTPRPLPDPFIVAATQNPVEYEGTYQLPEAQLDRFLLKLTMPLPERDAEVEVLHRHANGFDPRDLRAAGLREVAGPADLRAGQEAVARVQVGRDVLAYVVDIARATRTSPSLQLGVSPRGSTALLSTARAWAWLTGRDYVTPDDVKAMARATLRHRVQLRPEAELEGVTVESVLDSVLAATPVPR; from the coding sequence GTGACCAGCAGCACCGAGCACCCCCACCCCGCGAGCGCGTCGGACGACCCGCGCGCGGCGCTGCAGCGGGTGCCGGTGGAGGTCGGCAAGGCGGTGGTGGGGCAGCAGGCCGTCGTCACCGGCCTCGTCATCGCCCTGCTGTGCCGCGGGCACGTGCTGCTCGAGGGCGTGCCGGGGGTCGCGAAGACCCTCACCGTGCGCGCGCTGTCGGCGGCGCTGCGGCTGCGGACGACGCGCGTCCAGTTCACGCCGGACCTCATGCCCGGCGACGTGACGGGCTCGCTCGTCTACGACGCCCGCACCGCGCAGTTCAACTTCCGCGAGGGGCCGGTGTTCACCAACCTGCTGCTCGCCGACGAGATCAACCGGACGCCGCCGAAGACCCAGGCGTCGCTGCTGGAGGCCATGGAGGAGCGGCAGGTGAGCGTCGACGGGACGCCGCGCCCGCTGCCCGACCCGTTCATCGTCGCCGCGACGCAGAACCCGGTGGAGTACGAGGGCACCTACCAGCTGCCCGAGGCGCAGCTCGACCGCTTCCTGCTCAAGCTCACGATGCCGCTGCCGGAGCGCGACGCCGAGGTCGAGGTGCTGCACCGCCACGCCAACGGCTTCGACCCGCGCGACCTGCGGGCCGCCGGGCTCCGCGAGGTCGCCGGCCCGGCGGACCTGCGGGCGGGGCAGGAGGCCGTCGCGCGCGTGCAGGTCGGCCGCGACGTCCTCGCCTACGTCGTCGACATCGCCCGCGCCACGCGCACGTCGCCGTCGCTGCAGCTCGGGGTGTCCCCCCGCGGGTCGACGGCCCTGCTGTCGACCGCGCGGGCGTGGGCGTGGCTGACGGGTCGGGACTACGTGACCCCGGACGACGTCAAGGCCATGGCCCGCGCGACCCTGCGCCACCGCGTGCAGCTGCGGCCGGAGGCCGAGCTGGAGGGCGTGACGGTCGAGTCGGTGCTCGACAGCGTGCTCGCCGCGACGCCCGTGCCCCGCTGA